The nucleotide sequence CATTCCAGTTCTTGGACATATATGTTCCCCATCATTAAATTGCAATAAAGGCTCTTCAAGTAAACTAACTTCCATACTAATTTTTGTAGGTTAAATTAAGTCTAAAAGGATCACTAAAATTAATGAGATTATATTCTTCCTCATCCTCACTTAGTTTGTATTTTAAACAATATGAGATAAACATAAAATGTTGATATACTGCGTTGTTTGTTTCAAGCTTCTTTTTTTGAGTAATTAATTGGCTTTCATTTTTATGACTTTGGTAGCCATTATAGGTGTAACTCCAAGTTGGTGTAATAGAAATATACCATTTTCTTTCTGACAAGAATGATTGAATTTTGAATGATAATTGTTGAAAGTGAGTGATTTGAGTTTCATCCCTATTCCAAACCTCTTTCACAACCGACCTCGTTGCAGTTTTTTTGTTTTTCCATTGAATTTTTCTTGATTTAAGTGACTTTGGTGGACGAAACCTAAACATCCTTTCTTTGCGTAGCCATTGAATATCTTTTTTATTGTTTAATTCTTGGATTGAATTATCAATAAGTTTTGACAGCGCGAGTTCATATTTATATCCAATTTCAGCAAACTCATCTAATGAAAACTCTTCCACAGAACCTATCTCAACCAAATTGCTAAGTGGTTCTGAAGTTTCATCTAATGGTTTAAAAGAAATTATTTTTTTTTCAAATATGTGCCAATCTCTACAATATGGAATTTCGAGGTATTCGAAAGCCCTATTTACAACGCTTCTTTCTGTTGAACTTTTTTTTAACTTGTATTTTGTCTCCCAAGATCTTGTTATAATCTCATCTCTATTGATACCTATGGTACCAATATAAATTTTTTCAGGCAGCTTTAATTCTAATAGGTTAGGATATAAAATTTCAGTACTTAGTTTATCCTTATTCTCTAAATTGTGTTTCCTTAATTCAAGTTTTGAGTCAGTAAACTCAAGTTCAAGTAAATCAAGAATAGTCTGAATTTTAGGAAGAGAAATCCATGAATTGATTTCATTAAGTATGTTTTTAAAGTCAAGTATATTCTCTGATGATGAAAACTCAAAACTACCATTTATCAATTCTTCAAATTTTTCATCGCTGTATGAGCTCTGCTTTTTAGTTATTATATAAACTAATACAGTATCAAACTCATCTCGTGCTTTATGCTTTAAATATTGATTAAGAGTATGCTTTATTTTTTCTGAATTTGCAGTTGAAGTGACCTGAATTGCAACTCGATTTTCTTTATCAATTAAGTCAATTGCTGAATAATTTTTCTCATCAAGATTAGCATTCTTTAAATTTAGCCCATAAGTATTATTTAGGATTGGGATAATTACGTTTTCGGCATGAATATTTATGTCATACAAGTTTAGACTATTAAGTGTCTCTACTTCAGCTATGAACCTAGAAATAAGCTCCGAAATCCTATCAATTGTTCTTTTTCTATTCACTATTTAGTTTTTCAAATTACATCCAACAAGGAAATATACTGCTAGTTATCTATCAACAAGCGATTACTAATATTTGTAAACATTAACTATTTATTCTATCTCTAAAACTAAAGAAAGCCTAAAGCAAATAAACAGCTCTCCCAGTCGTAGTAGGTAGGGATGGCACCACGATATAACTTTACATTTCAATCTATACCTAGTTCATATCTCACTTTTAACTGCTTAATACAACCGGAACACTTTCCACAGGCTAAATTTGATAAATGACAAGAATGGGCTATGGAAAGTAATTCTAATGGAACATTGTATCTATGCGCTAGTTCGTGGCTATATAAGTCTAAAGTCGGGCAATTAATACTAATTTCTCCTTCCTGATAGGATACAAGTTTATCCATATGATTATAAAATTCTTTTGTACCGTCACGATGGAAATTGTCAGATTTAACCGATGCTAAATACATTTCGTTTACACTATCCTTTATACCTTGCATGCAAGCAAGGGTCACCAATAATTGATTTCTATAAGGCCACCATTCCTCAGATGGAGACAGACTCAAATTTTCAGAGTTTGCTAAGGTCCCTGTGCCTAAATTTCTACAATCAACATTTATAACCTTATGTTCGATACCCAATTCCCCACATATGAATTTAGATACATATATTTCCCTTTCTGCAACTGTTTGTCCATAATCAATTGTATATGCAATATCTGGCCTAATGCCATAGGTCAAACAGATTGAATCAATTCCTCCAGATAACAGAACGACCTTTTTTATATGTTCCATATTGTTTGGTATATGGCAGTTGTTAAATGATTAAAAGTTTTTATATCTCCAGGTTTTAGCATTAATAGCTCACCCTCATTACAGGTACGGTGATATCCAATTATCTTTTTCCTTTTCGCTAATGAATAGCCTGATTCTACCAAAGTACCAGAATCTATATTATCAAAGACACAAAAGATAATGTCTGAATTTTCAATTCCTTCAATATCCTTCTTAGCAAGAGTTACATCATCACCTAATCCAACATCATGAAAAGGAGAAAAAACTTTCACCCCAAAAGCTAGAAATGCTGTGCGTATTTTATCAATTAAAATCAATTCAGATATCGAAAAAAATGGAGCTGCCAAATACACTTGTTTTCCTGAAAGCTCTCTTTTTTTAAATTCCTGATATTCAAATCCTTCAATATTACTGCTATCTACATATACTTTTTTATCACAAAAGTAAGCGGTCGATTTAGAAGCATTTAGTGCAGACTCCTCTAACGAGAGTTGTTTTTCCATCCAATAATAACCGAAACTTGAGGTGAAAATATCCCCAGAACCAATTTTATTTACATTATTAGTAACAAAAGAAGGTATATGAAACTCCTTATTATCAGAATAAAGAGTGGCACCAAAAGGTCCATTTTTTATGATAAGTGCTTTGACTTTTTCTCTTCTATAAAAGTAGTCTTTAATGTCATTTATATTTTTACTGGAAGCGATAGATTGCGCTTCACTTAAATTCAACACGTAAACTAATTCTTCCGCCTTACCAATTTGACTAAAGCTTTTTGGTTTTAAGGATGTTTGAGGGTCATAGACTACTTTATTTCCGGTCAATTGGAAATCTGATTCAAGCATCCCAAAAGCTATAATATTCCCAGAATCAACTTTAATATCTTCTGATTTAGGTATGTTCAAAAGGTTGGGAAAAATAGTTGGTTGATCCAATGAAAAACTATATTTGAATGTAATTAGGTCATCATAATTCGTGTATTCGAAAGTAAAATCACTGTATACTTTTTGATTCTCTTTAAGAAAGTTTAAAGTTTCAGCATTACCAGTGGAATAAAGATGAACAGGGCAATTATTTTCCAGTAAAAATTTAGCTCCTCTGAAACCAGACCCAAAAATATCCAATGAAATATCGTCGTAATCAATTTCTCGGTAAGTTCCTCCTACTACTGTTATCATAATTATTTCCTGCTGATTTGAACTAGACAAGAAGGAGAATTAATATTTAAAATTTCTGCTTCATATTGAGCCCCTTCGTTGATACAGTTTATTATATCAGTAGTATTTCTATGAAGAATAGCCCCAAGAATTTCTCCATTACCATCTTCTAATACCAGAGCTCCATTGTTTCCTATTATTACATCTAAAATATCCCCTACAATATGGTTAGAAAGTACTTCCAAATCTACTGAAGAAACGGTGGAATTAATTATGCCAGTGTCACAATCAAATTTCGCTCTTTGTGGTGGGGCATACCCACCGCCACTTGATCCACTCATATTATTTATGGTTTATGTTAAGATTTTATGATTAGTTCTCGTTAGTAAATAATCTTAATCTCAAAACTAAATAAGTCGTAAAACAAAAAAAATACCCCAACTAGGGTATTTTTACCAATCCAAATAAACAAAAGGCTTCAAGCAATTAAGTTATGCTACTTCACAAAGTAAAGACCTGATTTGATGATCATCCAGATATTTCCTGTCCTGAAAACTTTTTGGAAGCCTCTAAAGTAAAGTATGAAAGGCTAACTTTGGATCTTTGGCTCACTGCCTTTTACTTGATTATGTGCTTTTAATATTCGCCTATGTTTTCTAAATCTTTAATCTCTTTTTTGACTAAATCCTTTTTCAACTCCCATTCCTTTTGACAAACCTTATTTTCTGTCAGATAAGGATAAACGTTGTCAATTAGGGATTGCATAGTTTTCCTAAACTGTATTTTAAGGGTTCCTCTAGATATCTGGTTAAGATTATCGGCATTTGAACCAACTAGTTTTAAGTATTTTAACGTTTCCCAAACTTGAGTATCAAAATTATCAATATTATCTAGGATTTGACGCTCAACACTTCCAATTAATGAATGGGAATTCTCACAAAAATTATTTCTTAATTTCTTAATATTTTCTTTTTCCTTTTCGATAGAAACTAATAATTCTTGCACAACTATTTTGGCTTCACTATGAAAATCTGAGAGAGTTGAAATTACTTCATGCATAGTATCACATTTTTTACTTTCTGAATTAACCCCTCTTAGTATTATTGGTAATTGACCATTAAGTACTTTTTGTATATCTAAGGTAAGATACATCAGATTTCCATCAATTAGAACTGATTTATCAAAGTCTAAGTTGGAGAGAGGGTTGAAATTGAAATTGTCATCAATCCAAGATGTTTTTATTATTGATTTGATTCTTTCAAAGTCTTTTAAGTAAAACAAAAGTTGATGTTCAAATAAATTATTTTTTATAATTTCATTTATCTCATCAGTACTTGCAAGAACTATATTTGTGTTATTAACTGCTCTTACAGCGCCTGATTGAAATCCACTTTCAGAAAAAAGGAATGCTTTGTCTGCGCCAACATCTTTAGATATTTCATAAAGTGCCAGTACCTTCTCTTTTGGTACTGCAGAATTCCAGTATTTGCATTCGCAAATCCAAATCATTTTGATTCCAAATTTTTCTAATTCAACAAACACATCAACTTCATGAATTCCCCTGACTCCCTCTACCTTTTTTTCGATGGTAGTGGAAGCTCCAATTGAGTTAAATATAGAAGCAACTTGATTTTGATACTCTTTCCAATTCATTTTGCTAAATCAATTGCACATAACGTATATGCATAAAGTTTCCCCAAACACACCCTACCAATATACTCTGATAAATCTGTTTTTTTAATCACTTTTATTTTAGCAACCATTAAATCTAACTAGCTCACCATTCCCAACAAATACCCCAATTTAGAGTATTTTGCCAATCCCCTAAAAACAATAAAGCCTAGGCTTTGATGAGGTTTTCATGGATATTGTTTATCGGTACAGAAATTACAAATTCATAGGATGGGAAGGTGTACCCACAGACTCACACCTAGTGATGGCTTACTCCACCCATTCGGGGGTGAAAATTTAAGTCTCTCAGTTTATAAAAGATTTGTAAACAAATCTATCTGACCAGTTTCTTTTGCCTGCAGATTTATTTTTTTTGCAACTGTTTTCAATAAATTATTGAATAGCTGGGCAGTAGCAATAGCATCGGCTAAAGCTGTATGTCTATTTTCTTGATTAAAGTTAATTCCGAATAAATCAAACGCTCGGTCAGAGGACACTGCTTTTTCTTTTAGCTTTCCTGATAGATATAAAAAATATAAAATTGAAGATGTATCTATAAATCTATGAGAAAAGTACCTGCCAAAATCATCGTTGTTTCTATCTAGAAAGAAACGTAAAAAGTTAACATCAAAATTTATATTATGACCGGCCAAAGTAACTTTATTATCTAATTCAAAGTTTTTTCTTAGAAATGTTTTTATTTCATTGATGGCTTCTTTAGGGGATAATGCTTTTTTTCTATGATCATTAATATCAATTTTGTTAATATCTAGCGCTCTATTATCTGGTGTTAATCCCTCTTCAAATATTAATATCTCCTTAGAGCTTGTCAACTCAAAGTCCTCCCAAACAACCAGTCCAATTGAAAGTAAAGGATGTTGTAAAGGGTTAAGCCCTCCTGTTTCCGTATCAATGAAAAGAATTTTATCCTGCATCACTATTATCTGTTTCTATTTTCGAAAGTAAGCCCCTATTTAAGAAATAAAATAATGAAACTAAAGTTTCATTTCCACACAACGTCCAGTATCTTTTAAATTTTACATGAAATGTAAACCATAATAAAAACGATGTAATAACAATTAGAGTTTTTATATTTTTTACTTCCTCGGCTAGAACCAACTCAGTTGCATTATAGAACAACATAAAGTACAAAAAAGTCACTACGAATAAAAAAGAAAGTGATCTGTAAAGGTTATATTTTGCCAAAAAAAAGCCTGATAATGATTTTAACTTTTCTTGACTGTTTATTACTACTGAAAATTTATAAATCGAGTACCACTTATTTGGATAACTAGTGTTAAGCCTTTTATTTATAATTTTCACGCACTCTTCAACAAGAGGTTCATTTTCTGGAAAATAAGATGATGATTGAAAAGTTAGAATTTTTCTAATCGTATTATTTATAGGCGAAACAAAATCTTTTAAATACTTAATCGAGCTAAGTTTTTTACCGTATTTGGTTTCTTCAAATATATATCCTGCTATGAGATCAAAAAGTTTCACAATAGAATTATCAAAGATTAATCGGCCAAAGTCGTAAAATATAATGGAAAACACTTTGATTAGATGCCCCAGAATATAACTAAATAATATAATTAGGCTGATTGTATATGTTGAATCAAGCAACGTTAGTTTTGATAATTGGCTTGAAAAAAATTTAAATGTAGACAAAAGTGTGGAATGATCAATTTGCTCACTAGTTATATGTTTAAAATCAAACATTAATAAAGGAGTAGCTACAATAATGATAAGAATTAGACCTGGAAGAATTAGACCTAAAACATCAAATAGAAAATTTTCAAGTTTATTAAAAAAATCCGTCATTTTATTCTGATAAATGTTATTTAAATCAGTCTATAAATATAGTGTTCATATCTACTTCCAAAGCCTTAGCCAGCAAGCTTTTTCAAATAAAACGCTAAAGATTTTACTTTTGCACTGCCATCATCCGCTAACTGTTAAAGGCATAAACGCATAATGTTTATATCCATCCACATCCACATAAATTGCATTATTTCAGAATTCTGATGTATTATACCTTGAAACATTGGTATACTATGGCTCGGAATACTCACATAATAGACACCTCATCTAAGGTATTTCATAAACTTTTAAGTTCATCCATCTTTTTTAAAATATTTTTGGCATGACTTAATGCTTCTTTCTCAGAAATAGCCTCAAACTTGGATGCAAATTCTGAAAAACTCAATTTAAAGGCTTCCATTATCAAAAAGATTGTTTTAGTGCTTGGAAGAGATTTACAATATAAAATATCAGTAACAGTTGCCTTTCTAACTCCCAACTCACTTGCTAAAGAACTCTCATTGTACACATTAAGATTACTATTCTTTCTATAGTGCAATTTGTTTTGGTATAAACATTCATAAACAATAAGGCATAATTTTACCTTGATAAGATCTAAATCCTTTTTTTCCATGTGGGAATCAAAAAAATCTGCAATAAAATGTGTTACGGTATAGC is from Echinicola marina and encodes:
- a CDS encoding 3'-5' exonuclease; this translates as MQDKILFIDTETGGLNPLQHPLLSIGLVVWEDFELTSSKEILIFEEGLTPDNRALDINKIDINDHRKKALSPKEAINEIKTFLRKNFELDNKVTLAGHNINFDVNFLRFFLDRNNDDFGRYFSHRFIDTSSILYFLYLSGKLKEKAVSSDRAFDLFGINFNQENRHTALADAIATAQLFNNLLKTVAKKINLQAKETGQIDLFTNLL
- a CDS encoding PfkB family carbohydrate kinase encodes the protein MITVVGGTYREIDYDDISLDIFGSGFRGAKFLLENNCPVHLYSTGNAETLNFLKENQKVYSDFTFEYTNYDDLITFKYSFSLDQPTIFPNLLNIPKSEDIKVDSGNIIAFGMLESDFQLTGNKVVYDPQTSLKPKSFSQIGKAEELVYVLNLSEAQSIASSKNINDIKDYFYRREKVKALIIKNGPFGATLYSDNKEFHIPSFVTNNVNKIGSGDIFTSSFGYYWMEKQLSLEESALNASKSTAYFCDKKVYVDSSNIEGFEYQEFKKRELSGKQVYLAAPFFSISELILIDKIRTAFLAFGVKVFSPFHDVGLGDDVTLAKKDIEGIENSDIIFCVFDNIDSGTLVESGYSLAKRKKIIGYHRTCNEGELLMLKPGDIKTFNHLTTAIYQTIWNI
- a CDS encoding SMEK domain-containing protein, which encodes MNRKRTIDRISELISRFIAEVETLNSLNLYDINIHAENVIIPILNNTYGLNLKNANLDEKNYSAIDLIDKENRVAIQVTSTANSEKIKHTLNQYLKHKARDEFDTVLVYIITKKQSSYSDEKFEELINGSFEFSSSENILDFKNILNEINSWISLPKIQTILDLLELEFTDSKLELRKHNLENKDKLSTEILYPNLLELKLPEKIYIGTIGINRDEIITRSWETKYKLKKSSTERSVVNRAFEYLEIPYCRDWHIFEKKIISFKPLDETSEPLSNLVEIGSVEEFSLDEFAEIGYKYELALSKLIDNSIQELNNKKDIQWLRKERMFRFRPPKSLKSRKIQWKNKKTATRSVVKEVWNRDETQITHFQQLSFKIQSFLSERKWYISITPTWSYTYNGYQSHKNESQLITQKKKLETNNAVYQHFMFISYCLKYKLSEDEEEYNLINFSDPFRLNLTYKN
- a CDS encoding 7-cyano-7-deazaguanine synthase yields the protein MEHIKKVVLLSGGIDSICLTYGIRPDIAYTIDYGQTVAEREIYVSKFICGELGIEHKVINVDCRNLGTGTLANSENLSLSPSEEWWPYRNQLLVTLACMQGIKDSVNEMYLASVKSDNFHRDGTKEFYNHMDKLVSYQEGEISINCPTLDLYSHELAHRYNVPLELLSIAHSCHLSNLACGKCSGCIKQLKVRYELGID
- a CDS encoding restriction endonuclease; this encodes MNWKEYQNQVASIFNSIGASTTIEKKVEGVRGIHEVDVFVELEKFGIKMIWICECKYWNSAVPKEKVLALYEISKDVGADKAFLFSESGFQSGAVRAVNNTNIVLASTDEINEIIKNNLFEHQLLFYLKDFERIKSIIKTSWIDDNFNFNPLSNLDFDKSVLIDGNLMYLTLDIQKVLNGQLPIILRGVNSESKKCDTMHEVISTLSDFHSEAKIVVQELLVSIEKEKENIKKLRNNFCENSHSLIGSVERQILDNIDNFDTQVWETLKYLKLVGSNADNLNQISRGTLKIQFRKTMQSLIDNVYPYLTENKVCQKEWELKKDLVKKEIKDLENIGEY